From Streptomyces asiaticus, one genomic window encodes:
- a CDS encoding SDR family NAD(P)-dependent oxidoreductase, producing the protein MTHVLVTGAAGGIGGAIAEEFAARGAFLTLVDRDPAALRRTGARLGTPTATRAADLTDPDAPTAVVEAAWAEHGPVDILVNAAGVYPSLDMTDVDAPAWDRLFAVNLRAPVLATAAFARLATGQGRSGSVINISSGSAQRARPGGGPYASSKAALEMATRAAALELGAHGIRVNAVSPGFVPVASDCNPVSAQYAAAIGTNPLGRQGRPQDIARAVRWLAGSDASWITGEVLRVDGGSSTGALHLPRIWQPDDTRATLSGPMPAAATTEGHTR; encoded by the coding sequence ATGACTCACGTCCTCGTCACCGGCGCCGCGGGCGGCATCGGCGGGGCGATCGCCGAGGAGTTCGCCGCCCGGGGCGCGTTCCTCACCCTCGTCGACCGCGACCCCGCCGCGCTCCGGCGGACCGGGGCACGCCTGGGAACCCCTACCGCGACCCGGGCCGCGGACCTGACCGATCCCGACGCGCCCACCGCCGTCGTCGAGGCTGCCTGGGCGGAGCACGGCCCCGTGGACATCCTCGTCAACGCGGCGGGCGTCTACCCCTCCCTCGACATGACCGACGTGGACGCGCCGGCCTGGGACCGGTTGTTCGCCGTCAACCTGCGCGCCCCGGTCCTGGCGACCGCCGCTTTCGCCCGGCTCGCCACCGGGCAGGGAAGGAGCGGTTCGGTCATCAACATCTCCTCGGGCTCCGCGCAGCGCGCCCGCCCCGGTGGAGGCCCCTACGCCAGCTCGAAGGCCGCCCTGGAGATGGCCACCCGCGCCGCCGCCCTGGAACTCGGCGCGCACGGCATCCGCGTCAACGCGGTCAGCCCCGGCTTCGTCCCGGTGGCCAGCGACTGCAACCCCGTCTCCGCCCAGTACGCCGCGGCCATCGGCACCAACCCACTGGGCCGCCAGGGAAGGCCGCAGGACATCGCGCGGGCGGTGCGCTGGCTGGCCGGCTCCGACGCCTCCTGGATCACCGGCGAGGTCCTGCGCGTGGACGGCGGATCCAGCACGGGCGCCCTCCATCTGCCCCGGATCTGGCAGCCCGACGACACCCGCGCCACCTTGTCCGGCCCCATGCCGGCGGCCGCGACCACGGAAGGACACACCCGGTGA
- a CDS encoding M20/M25/M40 family metallo-hydrolase: MNDTHPERPGYTVVGAGAIGGTLAFALARAGHPVTVVDADQTHVDAIRTHGLVVARGGTRESVAVTATTPDEFAGRLGRVLLAVKAQATGTALDWIAPRLAPDGYVVSLQNGFNELLIARRVGAARTVAAFVNIFADVIEPGVIQDGGAGALVIGEPDGAPVSPRVRELVADLSSWGPAAASDNVEGYLWAKAGFGAMLAATALADAPMADLIDRHRPAMAALTGEIFAVSDRLGITLEAFDAFEPHAFRPGADPAARSAAFDRLTAWLRTQTKDRSGIWRDLAVRHRPVEAPTHYTDVFHHAARESLPTALLRTVVDGLRQLEGAAHEMSESRLDELDRLARAPAPSLPLDSAQAGAVRRWLDAHREDMVADLAAYTSQGSASDDMDALDTCLGWLRDWLDRRLGEPDAEETLAREEAGDILVRRYSARDTTTRDNRPVLLLGHYDTVWPTGTLDTWPFQRDGDRISGPGVFDMKAGLVQAVWALRALDALGLPRPACTVMLNGDEETGSLASRDAIVEEARDSRLAMVFEAAADGAIKTARKGVGLFTVTVTGSEAHAGLDPTAGASAVDELAHQILRLADLRSPDAGTSLNVGVVAGGTRSNVTAGHAVARIDVRVATAAEQRRVGAALADLRPVDPRTRVEVTGGWNRPVFERTESVAALADLARRCAALLGHDLPEASVGGASDGNFVVAQGTPVLDGIGAVGSGAHARSENTSVSGMVTRAALAATVLAALAWE; this comes from the coding sequence GTGAACGACACCCACCCGGAGAGGCCCGGATACACCGTCGTCGGCGCGGGAGCGATCGGCGGCACCCTCGCCTTCGCCCTCGCCCGCGCCGGCCACCCGGTCACCGTCGTCGACGCCGACCAGACCCACGTGGACGCCATCCGCACCCACGGACTCGTCGTCGCCCGCGGCGGCACCCGCGAGAGTGTGGCGGTCACCGCCACGACCCCGGACGAGTTCGCCGGTCGCCTCGGACGCGTACTGCTGGCCGTGAAGGCACAGGCCACCGGTACCGCGCTCGACTGGATCGCGCCCCGCCTGGCCCCGGACGGCTATGTCGTCTCCCTACAGAACGGCTTCAACGAGCTTTTGATCGCCCGGCGTGTGGGTGCCGCCCGCACCGTCGCGGCCTTCGTGAACATCTTCGCCGACGTCATCGAACCGGGCGTCATCCAGGACGGCGGCGCCGGAGCCCTCGTCATCGGCGAGCCCGACGGCGCGCCGGTCAGCCCGAGGGTCCGGGAGCTGGTGGCCGACCTGAGCAGCTGGGGTCCGGCAGCGGCCAGTGACAACGTCGAGGGATATCTGTGGGCCAAAGCCGGGTTCGGCGCCATGCTCGCCGCCACCGCCCTCGCGGACGCCCCCATGGCCGACCTCATCGACCGGCACCGCCCCGCCATGGCCGCCCTGACGGGCGAGATCTTCGCCGTGTCCGACCGCCTCGGCATCACCCTGGAAGCGTTCGACGCCTTCGAGCCGCACGCCTTCCGGCCAGGAGCGGACCCCGCTGCCCGGAGCGCCGCCTTCGACCGCCTCACCGCATGGCTGCGCACCCAGACGAAGGACCGCAGCGGTATCTGGCGCGACCTCGCCGTACGCCACCGGCCCGTCGAGGCCCCCACCCACTACACCGACGTCTTCCACCACGCGGCACGCGAAAGTCTGCCCACGGCCCTGTTGCGCACGGTCGTGGACGGCCTTCGCCAACTGGAGGGCGCCGCACACGAGATGTCGGAGTCACGGCTGGACGAACTGGACCGCCTGGCCCGGGCCCCCGCACCCTCGCTTCCCCTCGACTCCGCACAGGCCGGAGCGGTCCGGCGATGGCTCGACGCCCACCGCGAGGACATGGTCGCCGACCTCGCCGCCTACACCTCCCAGGGCAGCGCGAGCGACGACATGGACGCCCTGGACACCTGCCTCGGCTGGTTGCGCGACTGGCTCGACCGGCGCCTCGGCGAACCGGACGCCGAGGAGACCCTCGCGCGCGAGGAGGCCGGAGACATCCTCGTCCGCCGCTACTCCGCCCGGGACACCACCACCCGGGACAACCGCCCGGTACTTCTCCTCGGGCACTACGACACCGTATGGCCGACCGGCACCCTCGACACCTGGCCCTTCCAGCGGGACGGCGACCGCATCAGCGGACCCGGCGTCTTCGACATGAAGGCCGGCCTCGTCCAGGCGGTCTGGGCACTGCGCGCCCTCGACGCCCTCGGCCTGCCCCGCCCGGCCTGCACCGTGATGCTGAACGGCGACGAGGAGACCGGCAGCCTCGCCTCCCGCGACGCCATCGTGGAGGAGGCACGCGACAGCAGGCTCGCCATGGTCTTCGAGGCCGCCGCCGACGGCGCGATCAAGACCGCCCGCAAGGGTGTCGGACTGTTCACCGTCACGGTCACCGGCAGCGAGGCCCACGCCGGACTGGACCCGACCGCCGGAGCCAGCGCCGTGGACGAACTCGCCCACCAGATCCTGCGCCTGGCGGACCTGCGCTCCCCGGACGCGGGCACGTCGCTGAACGTGGGCGTGGTGGCGGGAGGCACCCGCAGCAACGTCACGGCGGGGCACGCCGTCGCCCGCATCGACGTCCGCGTCGCCACCGCCGCCGAACAGCGACGCGTCGGAGCGGCCCTCGCCGATCTGCGTCCCGTCGACCCGCGGACCCGCGTGGAGGTCACCGGGGGCTGGAACCGCCCTGTGTTCGAACGGACGGAAAGCGTCGCCGCGCTCGCCGACCTGGCACGCCGGTGCGCCGCGCTGCTCGGACACGACCTGCCCGAGGCGTCGGTCGGCGGAGCCAGCGACGGCAACTTCGTCGTGGCCCAGGGCACGCCGGTCCTGGACGGTATCGGCGCCGTGGGCTCGGGCGCACACGCCCGCTCGGAGAACACCTCGGTGTCGGGCATGGTCACCCGTGCGGCGCTGGCCGCCACGGTGCTGGCGGCGCTCGCATGGGAATGA
- a CDS encoding DUF402 domain-containing protein, which yields MIAESTSVLVDIRKYDGSLSARWTAARLGEDEHGVWLGTVQGVPVRSATGGWTSRFGYVMLVPRGAWWTATFCADPGPEMYCDVCTAPEWEPDGTVLRMVDLDLDVVRPRGGEARIEDEDEFVGHRVSYGYPQSVINKARQTCEWLMEAGRRDGDGAEPFASAYRYWLGLIG from the coding sequence GTGATCGCAGAGAGCACCTCCGTGCTGGTCGACATTCGGAAGTACGACGGCAGCCTGAGCGCGCGGTGGACTGCCGCCCGGCTTGGTGAAGACGAACACGGCGTATGGCTGGGCACGGTTCAGGGTGTCCCCGTCAGATCGGCCACGGGCGGCTGGACAAGCCGGTTCGGCTACGTGATGTTGGTCCCCCGGGGTGCGTGGTGGACGGCCACATTCTGTGCGGATCCGGGCCCTGAGATGTACTGCGACGTGTGCACGGCGCCCGAGTGGGAACCTGACGGGACGGTCCTGCGCATGGTGGACCTCGATCTCGATGTCGTGCGGCCTCGTGGCGGCGAAGCCCGCATTGAGGACGAAGACGAGTTCGTCGGACACCGAGTGAGCTACGGCTACCCCCAGAGCGTCATCAACAAGGCCCGACAGACCTGCGAGTGGTTGATGGAGGCGGGCCGTCGCGATGGGGACGGCGCCGAACCCTTCGCCTCGGCGTACCGCTACTGGCTCGGCCTCATCGGGTAG
- a CDS encoding GlxA family transcriptional regulator: MSLHRVVALLTEPQSPFEVACAAEVFGADVPDVPARYSFRVCAERPGPLRTTVGYSMLVDAGLDAVQEADTVVIPGWQQQAVPVSPAVTEALRAAHGRGARIVAICTGAFVLARTGLLDGRRATTHWRSTARLAAAFPEVRVDTNVLFVDHGDVATSAGTGAGIDLCLHLIRTDHGAAHAARIARSMVLPPHREGSQLQYATPSVPAKADASLAPVLEWATARLGTRLTLDHLAERAGLSNRTLARRFAEQLGTSPGQWLLTQRVNAARVLLEQTDLPVEAIATRVGLASAVNLRRRFRAHLGTTPGAYRRTFGET; the protein is encoded by the coding sequence ATGAGCCTCCATCGGGTAGTGGCCCTGCTCACTGAGCCGCAGTCGCCCTTCGAGGTCGCCTGCGCCGCCGAGGTGTTCGGCGCGGACGTCCCGGACGTACCGGCCCGCTACAGCTTCCGGGTCTGCGCCGAGCGGCCCGGCCCCCTGCGGACCACCGTCGGCTACTCAATGCTCGTCGACGCGGGGCTGGACGCCGTACAGGAGGCGGACACCGTGGTCATCCCCGGCTGGCAGCAGCAGGCCGTACCCGTGTCGCCGGCCGTCACCGAGGCGCTGCGGGCCGCCCACGGGCGCGGGGCGAGGATCGTCGCCATCTGCACGGGCGCGTTCGTCCTCGCCCGGACCGGGCTGCTCGACGGCCGCCGCGCCACCACCCACTGGCGCAGCACGGCCCGGCTCGCCGCCGCCTTCCCCGAGGTGCGGGTGGACACCAATGTGCTCTTCGTGGACCACGGCGACGTGGCGACCAGCGCCGGCACCGGGGCAGGTATCGACCTGTGCCTCCACCTCATACGTACGGACCATGGCGCGGCCCACGCCGCCCGGATCGCCCGAAGCATGGTCCTGCCTCCGCACCGCGAGGGCAGCCAGCTCCAGTACGCCACACCCTCCGTACCGGCCAAGGCGGACGCGTCCCTGGCCCCCGTGCTGGAGTGGGCCACCGCGCGCCTCGGCACCCGGCTGACCCTGGACCACCTCGCCGAACGCGCGGGACTGTCCAACCGCACGCTCGCCCGCCGGTTCGCCGAACAGCTCGGCACCAGCCCGGGACAGTGGCTGCTCACCCAGCGCGTCAACGCGGCCCGGGTACTGCTGGAGCAGACCGACCTGCCGGTCGAAGCCATCGCCACCCGGGTCGGCCTCGCCTCGGCGGTCAACCTGCGCCGCCGCTTCAGGGCGCACCTGGGCACCACACCCGGCGCCTACCGACGCACCTTCGGCGAAACGTGA
- a CDS encoding alpha/beta fold hydrolase has product MSDTTGTEVLRTAVQVDGESASYLTVERDGPAVLLLHGTYWSRVWLPVLARLADAGLRPLAVDLPGLGRSGGELTPETATVPALADWVARFASAVGIRGAVLVAGHDIGGAIAQHLLVHDRLEVSRLALVNSVTYDSWPAPHVARFRGPGGAAEDVLAARRQAVTAALAGAATEQRVADYLSPWTDPRVRRSWTALAGAADSRYTLDLVPALRRSATPKLLIWGEDDAYEKVAYAERFAAEMPHTTLVRIPGADHIPTESAPGTIARTLIDFFTR; this is encoded by the coding sequence ATGAGTGACACCACCGGAACGGAAGTGCTGAGGACCGCGGTCCAGGTGGACGGGGAGAGCGCCAGCTACCTGACCGTGGAGCGGGACGGCCCGGCCGTGCTGCTGCTGCACGGGACGTACTGGAGCCGGGTCTGGCTGCCGGTGCTGGCCCGTCTCGCCGACGCGGGGCTGCGGCCGCTCGCGGTCGACCTCCCCGGGCTGGGACGCTCCGGAGGCGAGCTCACCCCGGAGACGGCCACGGTCCCGGCACTCGCGGACTGGGTGGCGCGGTTCGCGTCCGCGGTGGGCATCCGTGGAGCGGTCCTGGTGGCGGGCCATGACATCGGCGGCGCCATCGCCCAGCATCTCCTCGTTCACGACCGGCTGGAGGTGTCCCGGCTGGCCCTGGTCAACTCGGTCACCTACGACTCCTGGCCGGCGCCGCACGTGGCCCGCTTCCGCGGCCCGGGTGGCGCCGCGGAGGACGTTCTCGCCGCCCGCCGGCAGGCGGTGACGGCGGCGCTGGCCGGCGCCGCCACCGAGCAGCGCGTCGCGGACTACCTGTCCCCGTGGACCGACCCGCGGGTACGCCGCTCCTGGACGGCCCTGGCGGGCGCGGCCGACAGCCGCTACACCCTCGACCTGGTACCCGCGCTGCGGCGATCGGCGACGCCCAAGCTGCTGATCTGGGGCGAGGACGACGCCTATGAGAAGGTCGCGTACGCCGAGCGGTTCGCCGCGGAGATGCCGCACACCACGCTCGTACGCATCCCCGGCGCAGACCACATCCCCACGGAGAGCGCGCCCGGCACCATCGCCCGCACGCTCATCGACTTCTTCACCAGGTAG
- a CDS encoding IS4 family transposase yields MHPWVGLSDHVRLGVVTRWVTPELVAGVLEKCGVRDKKPGALPAGFMVYFTLALALFQQDSYDDVAEQLVGAIRELSGRIPNKSSFTRARKRLGPLVLETVFRELASPLAPIDLEGSFYRGMRLAAVDGFVLDAPDTTANRAAFGGPAKNGQPAGFPQVRVVTLTECGTHAQVDAAVGGFSGGERELAMALAGSASGMLVIMDRNFPGVALWKAYLGAGAHLLIRARSPVAHRPVEHLPDGTYLARMNLAGQKGAHHAGVLVRVIEYRVDGGEVVRLLTDLLDPVDFPAAELARLYHARWEAESAFRQIKTFQRGPAEVLRSGDPDLVRQEVWAHLVVHHCLTRIIMSLAEDNGIDPDRVSFVKVLKHTRRSVVRQCADTPKRIKKFLAMLAAKVHRKLDNGARRLREADRHLKRPDSKYSSKLSYRINTRDRQPTRRVAPKVITLQPTIVH; encoded by the coding sequence ATGCATCCTTGGGTGGGGTTGTCCGATCATGTGCGACTGGGTGTGGTGACCCGATGGGTGACCCCGGAACTGGTCGCCGGGGTGCTGGAGAAGTGCGGAGTCCGGGACAAGAAGCCCGGTGCACTGCCGGCCGGGTTCATGGTCTACTTCACGCTTGCCCTGGCGTTGTTCCAGCAGGATTCCTATGACGATGTGGCGGAGCAACTGGTGGGGGCTATTAGGGAGTTGAGCGGGAGAATCCCGAACAAGTCCTCGTTCACGCGGGCGCGCAAGCGTCTGGGACCGCTTGTCCTGGAGACCGTTTTCCGCGAGCTGGCCAGCCCGTTGGCCCCCATCGATCTGGAGGGCTCCTTCTATCGCGGGATGCGGCTGGCCGCGGTAGACGGGTTCGTGCTGGACGCACCGGATACGACGGCCAACCGGGCTGCGTTCGGCGGCCCGGCCAAGAACGGGCAGCCCGCGGGTTTCCCGCAGGTCCGGGTGGTGACACTGACCGAGTGCGGCACACATGCGCAGGTCGACGCGGCGGTGGGCGGATTCAGCGGAGGTGAGCGGGAACTGGCAATGGCTCTGGCTGGCTCGGCGAGCGGAATGCTGGTCATCATGGACCGGAACTTTCCCGGGGTCGCTTTGTGGAAGGCGTACCTCGGAGCCGGGGCGCACTTGCTGATCCGGGCCCGTTCGCCGGTGGCACATCGGCCGGTCGAGCATCTTCCCGACGGTACCTACTTGGCCAGGATGAACCTGGCCGGGCAGAAGGGCGCACACCACGCTGGGGTGCTGGTCCGGGTGATCGAGTACCGCGTCGACGGCGGCGAGGTGGTCAGGTTACTTACCGACCTGCTCGACCCGGTTGACTTTCCGGCGGCGGAGTTGGCTCGGCTCTACCATGCGAGGTGGGAGGCGGAGTCGGCGTTCCGGCAGATCAAGACCTTCCAGCGCGGGCCGGCCGAGGTTCTGCGCTCGGGAGACCCGGATCTGGTGCGGCAGGAGGTCTGGGCGCACCTGGTCGTACACCACTGCCTCACGCGGATCATCATGTCCCTGGCCGAGGACAACGGCATCGATCCGGACCGGGTCTCGTTCGTCAAAGTCCTCAAGCACACGCGGCGCAGTGTGGTCCGTCAGTGTGCGGACACACCCAAGAGGATCAAGAAGTTCCTGGCCATGCTGGCGGCGAAGGTGCACCGGAAACTCGACAACGGCGCCAGGCGCCTGCGCGAGGCGGACCGGCACCTCAAACGGCCGGACTCGAAGTACTCCTCCAAGCTGTCCTACCGGATCAACACCCGGGACCGGCAGCCGACACGGCGCGTTGCCCCCAAGGTCATCACCTTACAGCCGACGATAGTTCACTGA
- a CDS encoding DUF6879 family protein, whose translation MSLKARTFADLLAATRHSAVHLEMRDQYAVGDEAEDYAAFQDTGVANTDPSKSFWPEWLPLVTDAVARGVTMRRARIVSEPVTDYIRYEHAITVLNLRAGEDVRWLPRRHASDLALPGNDFWLLDGRLVQFNHFTGRGDWVGKEHTEDPEVAALCAAAFEAVWQRAVPHEKYTV comes from the coding sequence ATGTCGCTGAAGGCAAGGACGTTCGCTGACCTGCTCGCCGCCACCCGGCACAGCGCCGTCCACCTGGAGATGCGCGACCAGTACGCCGTCGGTGACGAAGCCGAGGACTACGCCGCCTTCCAGGACACCGGAGTGGCCAACACCGACCCGTCCAAGTCCTTCTGGCCCGAGTGGCTCCCACTGGTGACCGACGCCGTCGCCCGCGGCGTGACGATGCGCCGGGCGCGGATCGTCTCCGAGCCGGTCACCGACTACATCCGCTACGAGCACGCCATCACCGTGCTGAACCTGCGGGCCGGAGAGGACGTACGCTGGCTGCCCCGGCGGCACGCGAGCGACCTCGCCCTGCCCGGCAACGACTTCTGGCTCCTGGACGGCAGGCTCGTGCAGTTCAACCACTTCACCGGGAGAGGGGACTGGGTCGGCAAGGAACACACCGAGGACCCCGAGGTCGCCGCCCTGTGCGCCGCCGCGTTCGAGGCGGTGTGGCAGCGGGCCGTCCCGCACGAGAAGTACACCGTCTGA
- a CDS encoding helix-turn-helix domain-containing protein, with protein MPASPSSSAQAAREALAVRLAHLARDAGLTGRELSARCGWHPAKTSRILRAKAAPSEADIRAWCAACSAQDQTADLIATARAVDSMYLEWRRQHRDGMRRTQQDVLARNAAARLCRAYTSNVIPGFFQTAGYAEALMRSITDFQDTPDDIPEAVAARLARSRFLYEGDHRFVVLIEEWVLRTRISSAETMAGQLAHLLTVMPLPSVSLGIIPLGAQRTVWPLEAFYLYDDHHAVVETLTAGISIRQPRELADYARAFTGLSRMAVHGDAARARIRAAIDALK; from the coding sequence ATGCCCGCATCCCCCTCCTCCAGTGCCCAAGCCGCCCGCGAAGCCCTCGCCGTGCGCCTGGCCCATCTGGCGCGGGACGCGGGGCTCACCGGGCGTGAGCTGTCCGCCCGGTGCGGCTGGCACCCGGCCAAGACCTCCCGCATCCTGCGGGCCAAGGCCGCCCCCTCCGAAGCCGACATCCGCGCCTGGTGCGCCGCCTGCTCCGCCCAGGACCAGACCGCGGACCTCATCGCCACCGCCCGCGCGGTGGACTCGATGTACCTGGAATGGCGCCGCCAGCACCGCGACGGGATGCGCCGCACCCAGCAGGACGTCCTCGCCCGCAACGCCGCCGCCCGCCTCTGCCGCGCCTACACCTCCAACGTCATCCCCGGCTTCTTCCAGACCGCCGGCTACGCCGAGGCCCTGATGCGGTCCATCACCGACTTCCAGGACACCCCCGACGACATCCCCGAGGCCGTGGCCGCCCGGCTGGCCCGCAGCCGCTTCCTGTACGAGGGCGACCACCGGTTCGTGGTCCTGATCGAGGAGTGGGTCCTGCGCACGCGGATCAGCTCCGCCGAGACCATGGCCGGCCAACTCGCGCACCTGCTCACCGTGATGCCGCTGCCCTCGGTCTCCCTGGGGATCATCCCGCTCGGCGCCCAGCGCACCGTATGGCCGCTGGAGGCGTTCTACCTCTACGACGACCACCACGCCGTCGTGGAGACCCTCACCGCAGGCATCAGCATCCGCCAGCCCCGCGAACTCGCCGACTACGCCCGCGCCTTCACCGGCCTGTCCCGCATGGCCGTCCACGGCGACGCCGCCCGCGCGCGCATCCGGGCCGCGATCGACGCCCTGAAGTGA
- a CDS encoding DUF6415 family natural product biosynthesis protein — MTSTRTILHDPQGRLEAELPLDRETHQRLAAAVLGWDGDPMLHEGEYQQIALQLTVAARAVAGDVRRAADQLPADDPARVLAEDVLEESRRRLSRSLQGTARCAQDRARLVRALYGRLDRLTEKIDGPEPSPAAPRPRLPRDC; from the coding sequence ATGACCAGCACCCGCACGATCCTGCACGACCCCCAGGGTCGTCTCGAGGCGGAACTCCCCCTCGACCGGGAGACCCATCAGCGCTTGGCCGCCGCCGTCCTCGGCTGGGACGGTGACCCGATGCTGCACGAGGGTGAGTACCAGCAAATCGCGCTACAGCTGACCGTCGCCGCCCGAGCGGTGGCCGGCGACGTCCGCCGCGCCGCCGACCAGTTGCCCGCGGACGATCCGGCCCGGGTCCTCGCCGAGGACGTCCTCGAGGAATCCCGTCGCCGCCTGTCCAGATCGCTACAGGGCACCGCGCGCTGTGCACAGGACCGCGCCCGGCTGGTCCGCGCACTGTACGGGCGCCTGGACCGCCTCACCGAAAAGATCGACGGCCCCGAGCCCAGCCCTGCGGCCCCCCGCCCTCGGCTGCCTCGTGATTGCTGA